The region AACCACCAAATGACAGAGAACTCAAATGACAAAGACCACAAACTATctccaaaaaaacacaaattgtGTGAAATCACACCAGGCAAAGAACTCACATGAAAAACTCAAACTAGATGAATAACccgtatgaaaaaaaaaaataaaaaaaaataaaaaaaaaaaaaaaatcgtgtgaACCTAGATTTCACCCGATTGAGTTTTCCCACCAATCGGATCTACCCAAACCCATCCTCCGTATCCAATGAGATCACCAAACTCAACGCCCAGCCTCAGCGACGAGAACTCATTGGAGAGGGAGATAGAAGGAGGAGATAGgactgttagaacagtttcaGATATAGTGTGAACAACTCGTTCTTCGATATTCTTCACGTTCCTACGATTACtgcaaaacaaccaaaatcagAGAGAAATTGTCGGGCACCCCGACGGGTCTCATTCTGATGCCTAATTAAATATCTAAGAGAAAAGTATACCCAAAGCACGATAATTCAATATAGGGTTTATACATGTTATaagggcctatttataggctaagataTGTAGTTCAACCTGGATTAGGTCTTCTACTCTAACTTGTCGAAGGAGTGCTAGGAGTTTAATTTGCACTAGGAGTCCTATCACAATCCAACTGGAAGTAGGACTGTTGATCAGATTCTTCAAGGAGTCCTAACTAGACCGAAATTATGACTCCTACCCCAATTAGACTTGGAGTAGGATTCTAATCTGGATTTCATGAGATGAGATCTAGTCTAAGAATTCCAGGGAGTGAGGCCCGGCTATATCCTTCTGTGGATCAAAGACTGAGCATCCTTGACATCTTCTGTGATGAGACTGATACCTGAGTCCCCATGGCATACTTGTCCCGAGCCTTGACTGGAGAAATTGAACCTTAGTCCCGAGATGTATCCACTCCCGAGACTCGATCTGGATGTGTCGTCTGTCATGTGTTCTCGAAAACAGCCTTTATCGGGGACCCCTCGTTTGGGTGTCTATCTCCTGGGGTAGGCTCATCCGAGAGTCTTGTGATCTTAGCTTGGGGCCAACAATTCTTTGTGGGCAGGTACTAGCCTGGAGGCACATGATTCTTCAAATGGGTCGATATGAGTAAGATTATTTCCAACAAGACTCAACTAGGCTGAActcgttgagagagagagaggaggctGGACTCATTGAGgagaggaaaagagaagaaaaaaaaaatgtagtgtGAACAGTGAATAGACAGTAGAGCCTATTTATTGTtcatattaaaagaaaaaaagttaatttgtCTCTTCTGTTGTAGACGAAAAAGCAtccataataatcaaatttagcTATTATTAAGGATTTGGCtattctgttggagatgctTTAATCTAATAAAAGTGCATAtattatttaggaaaaattgcaccattggtccctgtggtgggcctaaattacaaatcgctctctcagatattaaaattaattcagagatccatgtggttggcttaatttacaaatcgctccccggagtcaaattccattaaaatttttaactgaTTTCATCAGGCAACACGtcagcgccaataagatggagacacgtgtcgatcataataaaaaatatatatataattaaataaaacttaaaagcgtatttttttaaaaaaaaaaaaaatgaaaagaaagaaagaggtgGCTACCGGTTGGGCAGCCACTcctagccaatgggggtggcgcATGGCCACACCCGGAGGTGGTCGAGGGTGGGGCACGCCACCCTTAAATAACTTTTGGGGTGGTCGCGCGCCACCTCTGACCCCTGACTTATTGTTCTTTTAGTGGTGGTGATAGTGGAAGGCACAAACAACCTTATTTGTACCGGGTACTTATAAAAGTTATTATTTAGGTTTAGTATCGGGGTTCAAACCTTTATTCTTATAGTGAAAAACTTGTAGTATCTTTATCAATCCTTACTTACTGAATTATAACACCTAGATGGAAAATTGCACACACGTGACCACTTGGGCCAGATTCTCCCCATTGTGCCCTTATGgggataaaaataataataataataataataatattttaaattttaaattttaaatttttaggttttatatactatatttttaatatgttaatatgtttttttattaaaagtgacacatgtcatcattctatGTGATGACGTGACACGCTAACGAAATCCGTCtagtgttttgacggaatttgactacagggactaaattgatattttggCCTAACCCGAGGacatctgaattattttttatactggaaaaaacgatttgtaatttaagctaacCACATAGATTGATTTTGCAATTATCCCAacaattaatttgttaaaattttaatttttaaatatttaatttattcataatttctttttttttaaaaaaaaaaatagtgacatgtgtcatcattctattggcGATGACACGTGGTAAACTAACGGAATCCGTCAActgttttgacggaatttgactgcagagactaatttgttattttggcctatctggaaaacttttgaattattttttattctacgATTAGCGATTTGTAATTTCGGCCAAccacaaaaaatgattttgcatttattcttagatttttttttttaaaaaaaaaaaaagaaaaaaagaaaagtcttttatactaattaataaatgaaaatggtaattttggtttttaaacggtcaaaataagggtattttcggaATACTTCGGTCAAATCTAATTTTTCATTGAAGATAACGGTCAAGACTGACGGAGGGAGCTGAATCATAACAAATTAGCAGTTTGAATAGCCAAGTCATAACACTTGTCAGTTTGTAGTGCTTTATCAAAAATGGTTGTTAATTTAGAGGgggtaaataatatttaacaatttttttaaaatgtatatatttatttttttaatatatttttatatttaatggTACTTTTGTCCTTTTACATCTAAAAAGCACAtattttcaccaaaaaaaaaaaaaaggagaataaGAAGAAAGTGACACATTCCGAGTTGATCTTCCACCTTCAATGCCCATTGTTGATTTGGACTATTGTTTGATGAGAAATGCTACGCATTCCTACTCCCACGCTCCTAAATGCGTACTTTGTTTGATGAATGCACCCTTCCAAATGCACATTATCTGAAGCGATAGTGAAAATCACAATTATAtccaaaatttaatggtaattttcactaacacttcAAAGAACGTGTACTTAAAAGTACATGAGTGAAAATGTGTGGAGCATTTCTCATtgtgtgatataaaataatcaCTTGCAGAGTAGTAGTAATATTAGTTTAGGAGAAGGGTGGGCACTGACTCTaatagcataaaaaaaaatgcccctTTTGGCTTCAGCCTCCGCTGGAGTCGAAAGCATCAGAAAATGGACTTTTCCTGGGCTTCGTAAAAAAACATAGATCTGTTCTTCGATGAAAAAGAGATCTTCGACTCTCCATCTTCGATGATAAAGAACGAGAAACATATCCTCGTTCGACAAGTCAACAATGAAGAATAGTTCTTCATCTTCAATCGAAGGCAAAGATTTGCTCTTCGTCCTCGAAGACAAAGAACGAGTAATAGATTCGAGTTCTTTGAGGATGAACTTGCATGTTTCTTCTCTTTCAAACTACTAACCCAAGAAAGAAACAGTGGCGAATGAATAAGAAGATTCGAGAGAGAACTAGTCTATTGGGGAGCCCCTAACAGAACGAAATGAAACCTAAGTGGAACCCTCCTTTAGTGCGAACCCGGGGAACCGATAGAGATGCTCCTATCAAGCGACTCCAATCGTATCTGAATATGTTTTAATGGCAAAAAAGAAACCCCAAAGACAAGTAGTTTGTTGTGTTGAACATAGTTATAGTTTCTCCACCTTGAACTGAAATCTTACCTACCCACCACCAGCAGGCGTCTCGATTGAGTCAATGGTGGTCGTATGTCGCAAATTCAGGCTTTTGAACAACCCAAGTTTAGGAAATGAGAATATACAAGGAAACGCCAGGCTGACAAGGAAAGTAGTGAAGCCCCAAGAAATTGCCTTAATATGGGGTACACTAATTGACATTATAATTCACATTAGCAGGTCATTCCATTTACTGCAATTCTACCTGTCTTTGAATCCAGAGATCATTTGGAAGTCTTTACATGCGTGCAATATACATAGCTTATAGTATGGTTTAAGATTAGTCATAAAACAATGAGAGAATACTTCATGTATTTGGTGAGATTCAGAGaccataaatttataaaattgactCTAACTGCTGCATTTCCCGGTCCAACGTTTCAGGTTCCACATCTTCTCTAATCCTATAAGAATCAGCAACAGCCTTCCCTTTGTCTAGCACATCAGAAGGTACAGTTTGGAGGAGGCTGTAAAACGGAAAGCTTCTTAGGTTCCTTGGTTATATGCACATCAATTAACAAAGTATGATATAGAAAGGAAGATTATGGAACACATAATAGAAACTCAGTGTTGAGGAGCATAATATATGAACTGCTTGAAGTACCACCTCTCCAGAGCGTTAAGGGCAGTATTTATCTTTCCCTTCATTGATTCAACTGAGGCTTCTGGATCATTCCTTGATGCGCGCAGAAATAAGGAATCAAGTTCCTCCAAGGCTCTGCAGAAGTAGAGGTTTCACTGGACTCAAGTTGGTTCGACAGCAATTGTAAACTTGCGACTAACTAGCATAAAATCCAACATGGTGATGTTTATTAGCTGGGACATTTCCAATAAGAGTAgttatatatcacatttttatcttagAACCATTCcacaatgttgatgtgacaGTCTCAACAaatccttaatttttatttttattttaccttttttttttaaacaatgactgatctataggttaattgaGACTGACACAACATCATTGTGGATGATTGtagaataaaattataatttctagcattactcttccaATAACACTGATTCTCCTAGTGGCTCAGTAGACAAGAAAGGGAGAGGACGGCCTCTCTTGAGTAACCCATAGGTCAATAGGCCTCCAATGgacccaaaaaaggaaaaagacgGACTTTCTACCACTATATCCTTGGTGGGGTTGGGATCAAGCTTTGGCTTAACTCGTCTTGAGGGAGCCCTTGTGTATCCCTCCTCCCCCCTTTTGTtcatatgaaaataaataaataatccgTGATCTATAACTGCAAAGGTTCTTAATAGTACCCTCTTAACTGAGCTATGACTGAGTGGCTTGTGTATCAACCCTTAAATGTAGAGTACCTAGGAGAGTTCGATTTAAGGATATTACCAGGAGTAGTTCAATAAACCCACAACATTTATCTCTACAGATAGTCCCACAAGCTATTCAGGCAAAAGTACACCTTGAAATGAGTAAAACTTGCAATCAGATTGCAGGGCAAGATTATGGGTTAACTCAAGTGCTTAAAAATTACGACGAATTTCAGCAATGAGGTGATATACCTGAGACATTGATCAACACTGTTGGAAGCAGTTTTACCATTGCCATTGTCTGAAGCATATTGTTCCACCTATAGTTCCAAAGAAAATTTTCCAAAGCTCTTAGGAACTCATGCATACAAAAACTGCCATGAAGCAAATGTAAATGAGCATGGAGAGTGAGAATGGATGTATCATCTAATATGAAACACATGATGACAAGAACAGCGAGTCAGTAACAAACATGAACAAAAGGCAACACTGTTTGACGTACAAGTAATTACAGGAAAACTGAAAACACATGATACAGAGGCCCAGAAACACATCTCCATGCTCATTAACTGAACCACTTGGGGGACAAGATCAGAATTAATGGCTGATCAGAATATCTCTGGTCAATCTGAGAGGCGCTTTCCTGGTTAAATCTGAGAGTTCTTGCAATATTTGCATTACTGCAAACAGTGCTTTGGGTGGTCCATGCTCATATCTATTAGAAGTGAGACTAATTTTGGCAGTACAGTAATGCTCTGGTTGCAAAATGCGATAAACTTTGAGAATGGCTTTTCACTGAAAGCCAGACACTGTTGTATAGTATAGGAACCCAAAGGAAATGTAAAGGATCCAAGCATTCTAGTTGAATCCAGAAGAACATGATTCAACATAATGTAGAACAGGAACAGGGATGAGAAATTCTTTCATGCCAAGAATCAGAAGCAAACCACAGCTGGAAGAGGAAAACATAAAAAGTACTCAAAAGTTCAAGGAAGTCTCAACATACTGCTCGAATGTTTACACGAAGGGATGCTGCAGGGCCAGAGCGTAGTAGAGATCGGCAGGTAGCATACTGGGGTTGATCAAATTCTAGAGATTTCTCTGTAccagtggaaaaaaaaaatataattactaTCACCCCTGGTGAATACCTTTTGCAAATGCTTAAGCAAGCCAAACGCTAGAAGGAGCATACTAAAAGTTCAtcgaatataaattaaatgcttaagcttttggaataaataatgatttaacatggtatcaaacaaaagttttgagttcaaaccttgtaatttgtatttatcattcatctctcatttcaattaaaaatttttcGTGTTGGGCCCCACTAATTAATGAGCCACGTGAGAaatgtgttaaaatataaattaaattattaaattaattatttactattagcttaaattttttagataagtacCACAAACGAGAACCAGAAAATGAGCAACAACAAAGATCTAAGAACGTGGGAAGAAAAAGTATAAAGACATACAGAAACAGACACAAGCACGCACACAAATTAATCACTAAACGGAAAATGAAACTCATCTCCATCAAAATAGAAactgaagaaaattttgatgagATTGTAATGGACGAAAACACATTAAATgcacaaatcaaataaaagcGACATTATGAAATGAAATCAAATGATAGAGACCTTATCATATCTGGCATTAACTCCttagataattaaataaataaataaaataattacccAAGTCCTGGATCTGTAACTGTGTCAGTATGACAGCTGGTACATAAGCCTCTAGTGGGTCAAGCTTTTTCCTGGTTATTGTATCATAAGAAGGATTagtgatgaagaaaaaaagtttcaaagcacaaaaagaaataaggcctttttgtttgaaatatttattgccATGAttaaactaagaaaaaaataataataattgaaaccATGCCATAGACGTCACCTTTTCACATATTTATCGAAAATGCTGCCGGCGATGGCATCTGCCAGagaaaaatacaacaaatatggGATTTGCTTTTGTCGACAACCAAAGAGAGGGGGGTACATAAAAACTTACGGTTGGGGATAAAGAGGAAGTGGGTCAGGACGAGGGAGACCAATCGCCTGCTCTCCCGCCATTTTGGGGGTGACAATGCGCACCTCGCGCGCGGTAGCTTCTTCCCGGCTCTAGCGGTCAGAGAAGGAGGGCAGCTCAAGGAATTCAAGGGCTTGGTGCTAACGTACGCAGGGGTGCCGAGTGTAGCCATGCCGATTGCCGACCCAACATCCGCTTTTCCTTCTCGGCAAAGATAGACAGTCTGGTCTGGTCTGGTCTCACTTGGATTTCAGGAAAAACTCTCGGGTCTTATCTCTTTGTTCATCTCTCGCGCCTTTCACGAAATATTTCTGTAAACTGACATATTTGCCCTCaaatttgtcttttattttgaatgtatttcctttttttatttattttttttattatttatttttacgtATTTGGAGTTATTTTTGCAAATGCAAATCAGAATGTACCAACCTAAGGATGTACAATCGGTTGCggttgtaattattttttcataatcGCAATTGCAATCAAGATATCCCGTTTACCGATTGTAGTTATTACCAACTGGCAGTTAGCAGTTGTTGGCGATTATtaacggttaataaccgctcCACTTGTAAACCCCTTATGTACCACCCGTACACACACCAGTAGGCAAAGATATTAGTGTTTCTTGTTGTCAAATTCTAGACTTGGGCACTTTTTGTAATTGGGAAACGATTGGCTTCtattttttgagtattttttgttcatctttatataagaaatgggcAAATCACATCATTAAATACTAcaaaaatttaatgatgaatttacaaaaagaGATTGATATAAGATAGGCAAGAGATGAATGTATAACAACTCTCTTTATAATTAGAATATTGTTGTTGTTAGAATATCTTAgaatatttagaatatattatacTCTAATTAGGTTTATCCGTATTTTCCCTTTGtaagaatatttatattttccttATTCTATTTCTTCAGTAAATTTATTTCCTATCTTATTTAGTTTAGGATTTCTTGTTCACTACTCATTGCATCTTTATAAATAGAGAATTATGTAATATTGTTTAATACAATGAATATACAAGATGTAGCCAATACCTTTAATTTTCTCTGTTTCcgctctttttttctctttcatattttattattttatatttttttctacacTTGTTGATGCAACATGTTTGACAGTCGACTGGTGCCAAAGTTCTtgcaaaataggaaaaaaaaaaattatcaaaaattgtcGATCTTCAGGAGATTGGAGGAATCTCCAATACTTGAGTtagcaaagttttttttaagagaaaacaaATGCAAGCAGCAGGAAGAATGTATTATCCGATTGTTTTGAAATGCGTATCTCTTTTAAAGGGagactctttttcttctatttttttttttttttaactaattaatAAGGTGAAAAGAGGCAATCAGTGTAATTACCTCATTGGCGCAATGACGGAGAAAGGGGGGCCGGTGGGAGCCATGGTCCCCCCTCAActcttaggcctcgtttggttcgcggaatggtcattccattaagaaaatgaataggtGGGAATAAAAAGtggtggaatggaatgactattcctattcttttgtttggtaataaACTGGTGGATGGCCGGCCACCTACCGTTGAACCAGAGGTGCCCGCAGCCACCCTTGAACAGCCTCCgggggtggcctgtgccacTCCCACTTGCtctgggggtggtcgcaccacccccagaACGCCTCAGTGGTCCCCCCGAAGCATTCCAGGGGTGATGCGACCACCCCTAGCCCTCCCACAGTcgttggccgaccacccatagattttctttttttttctttttttttttataaaaaaagattaaaaagaaaataaaaaatgagttttttttcttgaaaaatgtctttactccaaggaatagctattcctctcattttttagaggaataagtattcctcttcgtaagggaatagctattccaatgggaatagtTGTTCCATGGAATATAcccctaccaaactaaagaatagttattcttatagaatagtcatttcattcCAGGGGCCTATTCCAcgaaccaaacaaggccttaagaaaaaaataataattaagatagaaaaaaaaaattaaggttttttgcCTATTGGACTAtagccacaaaaaaaaaaaaaaaaaaaaaaaaaaaaaaaaaaaaattggccccTTGgcccttcccttttatcatcaCTTCAACTAATTTCATCTCATTTGGAACAATAGctttattgtcaaaactttttcctttaatatttcacaGGTAGCAACGGACATGTCTGAGAATGTAACAATGGAATGAACTTTACAAAGTTGTAAAggctttgttcaaagtaaatgaaaatggTTTAGTAAAGCAATTCATTGGAAGAAGACGTGTGGATTTAAGGAGTCAAATGCTTAACAAAGCTTGATTTCTTAAAGATGTGTggcaaaaataacataaaattggCAAAAATAGCTAGATGGCATTAGAAAAATCTAGAAGATAtgcgtttcatttgttttatgttACGTTTAGTAGAACGTGTTTTGTGTAGAATATAGTGTGTTTTATATAATAGTTAGTGAGCTATTATGTTAACGCGACTTTAATTGAACTGTTCTAACAAAAAGAGCAAGATAATGTTAACTTCAAAAGCCATGTCATTCAGGTAAAGCTTTGCAAAAAGGCCGAGAAATACACAATTCATCcaactgaaatttctcaattttagtaCAGAAACTgtgacctttttatttttcattttctaaatcTTTGAGCAATggttttctttacttcttttttttctttttctttttttttttttccaaaaaactctTCACTTTtacttattgatttttaatttgaagggaataataaaaatatcaaaactaggttatgtttaatttacttaaaaaaaaaaaaaaaattatatatactttaacccctacttaagaaaaaaatttatttggcccccctcccattaaaatgtttggctccgtccctgcttGGGCGTGACTGTCGATATTTCTATTCATAGTGAAATGTTTGGTTTGAGCTATAGTTACTGTCTTGAAAGTCGAGTCCATCACCACAGCCCCACCAAAGTGCAAGTTGGTAAAACTTATTCTTAGCAACATTTGATTCATGGACTACTACCGTAAACGGGTTCGAGTCCGCGACTACTAAGAAGAAAGGAGGGGGGTTGAATATGATTCTTGAATGTTTATCATGTGGCGAACTTGTTGCctaataattattttccatTTGAGTGGACTAATGATTATTTATGTCTccaaagggaaaggaaaaataatgttTGATTTGTGTTCACGAAAGAACCAAGcttattttattggttttaagtgGTCAATTTTCATCTGGCCATGTTCAAGTGTAATGCAAGTCCCGTTTTGCACTAATACAATTGCTTTGCTTGTATCATATActataagaaaaagaaacctCGTTTTAGTTTTGGGAATAATAAAAGCCTCGTGCTTCTTCTCTTAGCTGTTGAAGGGTATTGCAGTAGTTAGAAggagaaatgttatttaatataaatagcATGGcttaaaaaatagatatttattttttattttacaagccTTTGTTAATTTAACCGCTAATTTTTAGCGTTATGCTATCTCAATTGTATGGCATCATTATAACAGCCTATTAAATACAACTCATTCTTAAGATGGTTTAaaacaaatgataaaaatttaTGAATAATTGTATCATTGGTCTTTGAGATTGGtttaaattacgaatcacttcttgttgtacaaaaaatttatgaaaaattcatgtgataaactataattacgaatcactccatgAACTCGTTTTCTATCTGCCAAATTAAAAGTTTCCTATAAACGTCAAACCCATTTggaattttggagaaaatttgtgTCCTGAAAAGACATAGTAAGGGACGCCACCAGTTGAAGCAGACAGAAATACTACTAAAACGCAACCTCTGCTTCATCTCCGATCTCTGTGGGTTCGTTAACAGCAGCGAGAATGACAAAGACTCTGTGGCTTCTCTTGCTCTCCCTTCTCTTCGTCTCAGCTTCTGCAGCCGCTAATCAGAGTAAGAAGTCTCTACATTGCCTCTTTATACATATGTATGTGCATCATGTTTTGAATTAGTGGGGATTTATCAGATGCGGCTGATCTGCTTGAAAAGTTTTGAGAAGTTTGTCTGAATGTGTGTCTCTGTGATATTTCCAGAAATGCCATTTCTTAATTAAACACCCCCGAGGTGTTTATTTATGGTAAGAATGAACAATTATCAGATCTCTTGCTTAAGATAAGATTCATTAGTTAGTTGATGTCTCTGATGGGACATTTGTGGTAAGAATGCTGAATGTGCTCCTtcattgttttgtttggttcctgagaaatCGAGGTCAAGGAGAAGGAAAATAAATTAcagattttggattttttttttttttttttttttttttttttttttttttttctgttattcACAGACCGGACATATAAAAGCAGAAATAGaaacttttgtttctttctttgctttttcaTTCGAACTCAATACAATTCTTCTGCTTGGTTTAAGATCTAACTTTTGGGGACTACAACCACTGAAAATCTCTTTTctcgatgattttttttttttttttttgttctgtttttttgGGAGTTGATGGGATGTGAAAACACAATTAACCTTCAAAACTTCCTTGTCAATGTAGGATTTTTCGTCATTgttgttctttcttcttataTTAGCAAGCAAGAGGGATATTTCCTAGAACTTGGAACTTCGGGCAATCTCCAACACCAAACAATATAATTGGTTCCTAAGACCATAATAGCTCAAATGGGGCCAAAACAAAGTTAAGATTAGAATAGGGATAGGAAAAAGGATGAAACAAACATCGGAAATAAAGCTGGATTTAGGACATTCTATTGGAGGATTAGCTAAATCCACTTTGCTTAAagttcttgtatttattttaaccTTCTTGGGACTTATATTTCATAGCACAGTACATATCATGACAAAATCTATATGATTCTGCATGGCTGACTAACAAAAGAAACCCTTTAATTCTGGGGGCGTTTTGATTGTCCCCAAATTCTACGAAATTCTATCTATCTACTATAAAGCCTTAATCCTCTATATGCGCCCgcgcacacacatatatacatctAAAGACTTAGGAGTGTACCTGCCAGAAGACCCTTTTAGTGAAGCGAATATGTCGAAGggttgattttcttttttatttaaacaagtTATCTCTTGTAGTTTGCTTCATAGATTGTTTTTAGTGCATTAgttccctttgtttttttctgtCTCACCCTCTCATTAGttgcttccttttttctttttcttttttcaattcatTTGTGGTTTTTATTATACGTTGAAATTACATATATCAGTTCTTAGATATTTTCCTTCCTTTAACCATTTTGACTTACCCATCCGCTATATGCTCTAAAATAGTTCAAATATCGTTGCtgcaaacctttttttttttttttttttttttgtctgtttCTGTTTCGCAATTTAGTTTATTGGATTATGCATAGGCATTAATGCAATTATATTCTCCCCATAAATGACATTATGAATTAAAATTGCTGTAAAAGGTACAAATAACCCTGCCGATGAGTTAGTGGCTGTACTTAATAATAACAGGACTGCACACCAGTTGAAATCCCTTTATGACAACCCTGGCCTGGCCTGCATCGCTCTGCAGTACTTAAAAGCCTACCAAGGTGATTGTGGTGCAGTAGGAGGGCCTAATGCGAAAAAGCCTGCTGATGCTCAATTTGCTGATAGTTTTGGTCCCAGCTGTGGTGTTCTTGTCTCAACCCTGTCTCCTATTACTGGTCGTCTACTTGGCTGCCAATCTCGTTATGTTAAAGCTTCTGAAGCATTTTCA is a window of Alnus glutinosa chromosome 4, dhAlnGlut1.1, whole genome shotgun sequence DNA encoding:
- the LOC133866553 gene encoding uncharacterized protein LOC133866553 isoform X2, coding for MATLGTPAYVSTKPLNSLSCPPSLTARAGKKLPRARCALSPPKWRESRRLVSLVLTHFLFIPNHAIAGSIFDKYVKRKKLDPLEAYVPAVILTQLQIQDLEKSLEFDQPQYATCRSLLRSGPAASLRVNIRAVEQYASDNGNGKTASNSVDQCLSLLQTVPSDVLDKGKAVADSYRIREDVEPETLDREMQQLESIL
- the LOC133866553 gene encoding uncharacterized protein LOC133866553 isoform X1 yields the protein MATLGTPAYVSTKPLNSLSCPPSLTARAGKKLPRARCALSPPKWRESRRLVSLVLTHFLFIPNHAIAGSIFDKYVKRKKLDPLEAYVPAVILTQLQIQDLEKSLEFDQPQYATCRSLLRSGPAASLRVNIRAVEQYASDNGNGKTASNSVDQCLRALEELDSLFLRASRNDPEASVESMKGKINTALNALESLLQTVPSDVLDKGKAVADSYRIREDVEPETLDREMQQLESIL
- the LOC133866892 gene encoding uncharacterized protein LOC133866892, with the translated sequence MTKTLWLLLLSLLFVSASAAANQSTNNPADELVAVLNNNRTAHQLKSLYDNPGLACIALQYLKAYQGDCGAVGGPNAKKPADAQFADSFGPSCGVLVSTLSPITGRLLGCQSRYVKASEAFSDILTKNNKSLEILYNKNDTEVGAAVSGTDGGSPYFWCVLFSSGNTNSSFAFEGGVAKVTRPGCYSGANDDCSGAYGWSQNSRIWPFAATALLAVGYAFGL